The following nucleotide sequence is from Populus nigra chromosome 15, ddPopNigr1.1, whole genome shotgun sequence.
CTTTGCTTTTAATAGAGCAGTTCAAAGCATAAACTCAAATGGGTTATCTTTTTCTAGTTCAGATTTTCTGTTTTTTGATAGCCCGGTTGGTCTAAAAACGAGAAAGGTTAATGCTTCATTGAGTTTGAGTAGTAGAAGTGGTTTTAGAAGTGTTTGGAGTGAGTTTAATAGGACTATTAGGCTCCATTCCGAGAGAATCCCAATTGGCTTTGCTTCAGTTCAGATTGGTTCAGGAGATAataatggtaataataatattggtagCAATGATGGTAATAATACTAATGGGTTAAGAGATGATGGATGTGGTGCTCTTTTGGATGATGGTGTGCGTTTGAATGGTGTAGAAGGTGGGAGTCCTAAAAGGGTTCTCATTTTGATGAGTGATACTGGTGGTGGTCATAGAGCTTCTGCTGAGGCTATTAAGGCTGCCTTCAATGAAGAATTTGGTGATGATTATCAGGTCAGTTTTTCTAATATGATACTATATAAATTTGCTTTCATTGCTTAGGGAATATCTCGGTGCATTGCCAATAGGGaattaaaggaaaggaaatggaagagattttttttatcatttggaaCCTGAGAAAATGACAATTTATGTTCTTTCAAGTGTTGTGCAGCTATTATGTTAATTGAGTTTCTACATGTTGGTTTATGATAATGAaagtaatgaaaaaagaaaggactGTGTATccagttctttttctttttttcttttatttttgtggtttgTGAGCAATTTAGTGTAGAAGGGGGGAGTGGTTAGTTGATGATAGGATACGTTTATGTTGATCATGTTCTGTGTGTTAAGAGTGCATGTCGCAGGTGTTTATTACTGATTTGTGGTCAGAACATACGCCTTGGCCATTTAATCAATTGCCCAGAAGCTATAATTTCCTGGTGAAACATGAGGCATTGTGGAAAATGACATATTATGGAACTGCACCACGTGTGATTCATCAATCTAATTTTGCTGCAACTTCAACATTTATAGCTCGGTGGGACTTTCTATCTTCTTTGGATATATATCTGTTAGTTATATTTCCAAGAGCAACATCAGCTTTTGTTTTATCATATATTCTTGGTGGAAAAAAAGGCACTATCAGTTATAATTCCCATTGGGCAACTCTAATGACCAAATTTTGTTTGTATTTCTTGTCCtgattcttcatcattttctcAGATGTTGAACTTGTATTGTTTGTTCAGGATAGTTTCTATGGTAGCATGCAATTCTGttcttatttgattattaatttctGTTTGTGGTAGAGAGGTTGCAAAAGGATTGATGAAATACCAGCCTGACATCATTATCAGTGTCCATCCACTGATGCAACATGTTCCTCTTCATATATTGAGGGCAAAGGGACTTTTACAGAAGATAGTTTTTACCACTGTTGTCACCGATCTAAGCACTTGTCATCCTACATGGTTGATTCTGTATAtgctgtttttgttgttttagcgGTACCTCATTATTAGAATTTTGATATCTTACATCTGTATGGTTAGGTTCCATAAGCTTGTGACGAGATGTTATTGTCCATCAACAGATGTATCAAAGAGGGCAATGAAAGCTGGGCTCAAGCCCTCACAGATTAAGGTTTATGGCCTTCCTGTACGGCCTTCTTTTGTGAAGCCTGTTAGACCAAAGGTTGGTTATCATTCTAGTTGAATACTTACCTATTTCCCTTGGGCTCTTGGCAGCCTGATGTATTAACATTGCACCAGTATTGAACAGTTTTATTCTCAGGAACATGGCTTTTATATTGAAGTTATGTTTTTGTGTATGCAAACTTGAAGTTGAAGTAAGAAATGATATCGAGCAGGTTCCTTAGAAAGACAATTTGACTTGATAAAACTTGACCCTAGGCATGAAAAATAAAGTCATTAATTTAACTCCTTTAGGTTATTTCACTTGGATTTATTAGGGTGAATTAAGAAGAGAACTAGGAATGGATGAGGATCTTCCGGCTGTGTTACTGATGGGAGGAGGGGAAGGGATGGGTCCCATTGAGACAATTGCAAGAGCACTTGCGGATTCATTATATGACGAGAATCTTGGAGAGCCCAAAGGTCAAGTCCTCGTGATATGTGGTCGCAACAAAAAGCTCACTAACAGATTACTCTCGATTGATTGGAAGGTTCCGGTCAAGGTAtcaacttattatttttctctctcccaaTCAGAGTCTCATGATTTTTCCAGTTGAACTCTAGATTCTATTTGTGTCACAGAGTTGGGCAGTGCTTGCTGCCCAATAGTCTTTTTCTACTTCTCACGACAATGATTCGAATCCTCTTTAAATAATCCACTGCTGTCTTCTCATTGATATAGTCCATCAACATACTGCAGCAGTCATTTGGATGACTATAGTGTAGGGATTTTACATCTCTTTCATATTCACAAGGCATTAAGCATCCTTGTGCATTCGTAGCCAGCCACTAAGGCATGCATAGTACTGAATATGATGCTCCATCATATAGGTGGAGGGTTTTGTCACTAAAATGGAGGAGTGCATGGGCGCTTGTGACTGTATTATCACAAAGGTTAGCTTCCCATGACTctgctgttattttttcttcagcCTCGTTATTATCTGCCATCTTGTAATAACTATGTTTCTGCAGGCTGGACCAGGGACTATTGCAGAAGCAATGATTCGAGGTCTTCCCATAATTTTGAATGATTACATTGCTGGACAAGTAAGTCGGCTAACTTTATTGTAGACTTCAGCATATTATATGCTGTAATCAGGCTTGAGCTCCGATTGGTTTTGGCAATGCTGCTCTAGCATACGGAAATCCCTCATTGGCAAACCTGCAATGCGGAAAGACCCTAAAATAGCGATACCAGACAATTGTAGGATGAGGCCTGTACTCTGGCAGGATCTCTGATGTGtgctctttaaaaaaaaaaattagcttaatAACGAGTAGCAGTGCAAGCTCTATCCTTCCTGAATTCAGGGAATTGTGCATTAAGGAAATTAAGTATATTGAAGTCTTATGGAAAGGGCCCGAAGCTAGGAATATGATGCTTGGTACCGAATTCAGCCAATGTAAAGTCATAAGCATTATCCCTCAGGGCGTTCATTGCATTTATTAACCTCCTTGTTCATCTTGCCAAGATCCTGTTCATCTTGCCAAGATCTCTAAGAAATGACTCAAGTCAACCTCTTGTTTGTATCATACCTTTTAGAGTGATCGGTATCAGACAAGGTTGAATTACCAGTTAAGATGCCCCTTTCTCCTGTATCTGCATGGATTCTGCATAATATGTTTCTATAACGTGGATGGAATGTTAGATAATGGGTACCCTGAATACATTCTTGTTGAAGCAGCACTTTGCAGGTCCCCAACTGTGCATGCTTTTAACTCTCACCTGATCTTTAATAATACAGGAAGTAGGCAACGTGCCTCATGTGGTAGAGAATGGATGCGGGAAGTTCTCAAAATCACCGAAAGAGATTGCAAAGATTGTTGCTGAATGGTTTGGTCCAAAGGCAGATGAACTCAAGGCCATGTCACAAAATGCACTGAAGCTGGCCAGACCTGATTCTGTATTCAAGATTGTCCATGATCTCCATGAGCTGGTTAGACAGAGAAATTTTGTCCCCCAGTATTCCTGTGCTACTTGACATTTTTCACCACCTATCAATTTTGACGAGTTCAGAGTGGTGTATAGTGGGTTAACCCAAGGCCTGTTGAGCCTCCCATTcaagccaaaaaaagaaaaatagagccatgtttgtttgctggaaagtagttttttttttaaaagtgaattcCGCGAAAGTAaattccaggaaagtgaattattttccgatgtttggtagtgtaatagaaaataagttggaaaacattttctagtGTATGttaatgtcatgaaaaatgagctggaaaataagttattaatgttttattttctcagtttattaaaataatgaggaataaatcttacaaataaaaaagttgaatgaggatgaaattgaaaaaaaaatataatttcataaattatctcaaataaaataaataataatcaaaataatagaaatcaaatctaaaaaaaaatgaaagatgaagaaattaaaataataataataaatatttcataaattatttcaaataaaataagtaacaatcaaaagaatgaggactaaatttgatagataaaaatttcaataagaaaatgataagagaaaagcaaataacaattataaaaatgagaaccaaagttaatataaaaattaaattttaagagatgaaattgaaaaataaatattcaaaacaaaatatatataacaatcaaaagtttgaggatcaaatttaatataatcagcaaataatatgacatttctaattttttcacaacttccggaaagtgttttctgtccaaatttttcaggaaaacactttcctggaaaccaagccaaattattttttgactagaaagtgttttccgttaaccaactttcttaatgacaaacaaacatggcctagaTTTGCCTTTTCAATCTCATATCATTCGATGACATTGTATTGATTTCATACCccttctctctttgtttttttctatgagtGTCTGATATTGTggtagcggttattttttaaagtatttttcatttaaaaatatatcaaaataatattttttaaatttatttttaatatcaacatatcaaaataatatgaaaacttaaaaaaaaatattaatttcaagtaaagaaaaaaactaaaaatttcaattttttagaaaaacatttttaaaaccaaaaaacaaagaagacttCCTCCATTAATTCCATTATTCCATGTactattttcctttcttttgtgtGGCGTGTAGTGTATTAATCATCACGAAATAGTCCCCCAAATACAGTTTAGAAACAAGATTACGCCTGTGTTTCCCAGTgaaaatcatcattttaatgCTTTTCACTAGAAAACGGGCACTAAGAAGATGGCATGAGGATTAAAAGGAAGaaaggcaacaaaaaaaaacaattataagagGGTCAATTAGGCAGGGGAAAAGTATGCATAGGAGTCAAAATGACCAAAAACAAGTAGGGGGACCAATAGTGATTTTTGGCCTACCTGTGTACTTGGGCCAAGTATGATATGACGAGGTTGAGAGAAATCTAAAAGCCCATTAAGGATCTATAAAAACCCTCAACACCCCGGTGTTCCTCACCATCTCTCAAAAACCCTAGATGACTGCACAGCcgctttatttcattttacatcTTGCGTCTCTTATGTTTCTTCCTTCTTTAGGGCCGTGATGAAGAGTGCTTCATAATTCTGACACCTCTTGTATGAGAGGAGCTTTTCGGAGCTCTTCTTTGAGCACATACAGCA
It contains:
- the LOC133674929 gene encoding monogalactosyldiacylglycerol synthase, chloroplastic-like isoform X1, translating into MHNPSAVTTTQESGSVFELVAQMGGFAFNRAVQSINSNGLSFSSSDFLFFDSPVGLKTRKVNASLSLSSRSGFRSVWSEFNRTIRLHSERIPIGFASVQIGSGDNNGNNNIGSNDGNNTNGLRDDGCGALLDDGVRLNGVEGGSPKRVLILMSDTGGGHRASAEAIKAAFNEEFGDDYQVFITDLWSEHTPWPFNQLPRSYNFLVKHEALWKMTYYGTAPRVIHQSNFAATSTFIAREVAKGLMKYQPDIIISVHPLMQHVPLHILRAKGLLQKIVFTTVVTDLSTCHPTWFHKLVTRCYCPSTDVSKRAMKAGLKPSQIKVYGLPVRPSFVKPVRPKGELRRELGMDEDLPAVLLMGGGEGMGPIETIARALADSLYDENLGEPKGQVLVICGRNKKLTNRLLSIDWKVPVKVEGFVTKMEECMGACDCIITKAGPGTIAEAMIRGLPIILNDYIAGQEVGNVPHVVENGCGKFSKSPKEIAKIVAEWFGPKADELKAMSQNALKLARPDSVFKIVHDLHELVRQRNFVPQYSCAT
- the LOC133674929 gene encoding monogalactosyldiacylglycerol synthase, chloroplastic-like isoform X2 encodes the protein MHNPSAVTTTQESGSVFELVAQMGGFAFNRAVQSINSNGLSFSSSDFLFFDSPVGLKTRKVNASLSLSSRSGFRSVWSEFNRTIRLHSERIPIGFASVQIGSGDNNGNNNIGSNDGNNTNGLRDDGCGALLDDGVRLNGVEGGSPKRVLILMSDTGGGHRASAEAIKAAFNEEFGDDYQVFITDLWSEHTPWPFNQLPRSYNFLVKHEALWKMTYYGTAPRVIHQSNFAATSTFIARFHKLVTRCYCPSTDVSKRAMKAGLKPSQIKVYGLPVRPSFVKPVRPKGELRRELGMDEDLPAVLLMGGGEGMGPIETIARALADSLYDENLGEPKGQVLVICGRNKKLTNRLLSIDWKVPVKVEGFVTKMEECMGACDCIITKAGPGTIAEAMIRGLPIILNDYIAGQEVGNVPHVVENGCGKFSKSPKEIAKIVAEWFGPKADELKAMSQNALKLARPDSVFKIVHDLHELVRQRNFVPQYSCAT
- the LOC133674929 gene encoding monogalactosyldiacylglycerol synthase, chloroplastic-like isoform X3: MHNPSAVTTTQESGSVFELVAQMGGFAFNRAVQSINSNGLSFSSSDFLFFDSPVGLKTRKVNASLSLSSRSGFRSVWSEFNRTIRLHSERIPIGFASVQIGSGDNNGNNNIGSNDGNNTNGLRDDGCGALLDDGVRLNGVEGGSPKRVLILMSDTGGGHRASAEAIKAAFNEEFGDDYQVFITDLWSEHTPWPFNQLPRSYNFLVKHEALWKMTYYGTAPRVIHQSNFAATSTFIAREVAKGLMKYQPDIIISVHPLMQHVPLHILRAKGLLQKIVFTTVVTDLSTCHPTWFHKLVTRCYCPSTDVSKRAMKAGLKPSQIKVYGLPVRPSFVKPVRPKVEGFVTKMEECMGACDCIITKAGPGTIAEAMIRGLPIILNDYIAGQEVGNVPHVVENGCGKFSKSPKEIAKIVAEWFGPKADELKAMSQNALKLARPDSVFKIVHDLHELVRQRNFVPQYSCAT